Proteins co-encoded in one Bacillota bacterium genomic window:
- a CDS encoding FMN-binding glutamate synthase family protein, whose amino-acid sequence MSRFRVSIDRTLCKQCMRCVTQCTFGAIEAWRPPEVPGEPRWHIQSIPRPKDSLCAGCLRCEFDCPFGAITVGLRPPSIRPNGHWSESSVSDIYQQAEHGKKLLSGSGSDSRLPAIWDRLLLDACQVTNPPIDPLREPMETVTFLGGRRDTPPVRLGFPVMFAAMSYGAVSLNVQKALVAAAARHGTLMNCGEGGLAHELREQSSSIVVQCASGRFGVDLDYLNAGAAVEIKVGQGAKPGIGGHLPGEKVTESIARTRMIPEGSDAISPAPHHDVYSIEDIRQLIYAVKEATGYSRPVGVKVAAVHNISSIASGLARAGADFISIDGFRGGTGAAPRTLRDNFGLPLELAIAAVDDRLRHDGLREDVTIIASGGIRSAADVLKAIALGADIAAVSTAALVALGCHLCQMCYTGKCAWGITTQRPDLVERLEPSEATERLSNLLGAWKMEMEEMLGALGINAIESLRSNRDRLRAVEISECALKVLGVAHAGA is encoded by the coding sequence ATGAGCAGGTTCAGGGTTTCCATCGACAGGACGCTCTGTAAGCAGTGCATGCGGTGTGTAACGCAGTGCACCTTCGGCGCGATCGAGGCGTGGCGGCCCCCCGAGGTTCCGGGAGAGCCCAGGTGGCACATCCAGTCGATACCGAGGCCGAAGGACAGCCTGTGCGCTGGCTGCCTCAGGTGCGAGTTCGACTGCCCGTTCGGGGCGATAACGGTGGGGTTGAGGCCACCCTCCATCCGGCCGAACGGCCACTGGAGCGAATCGAGCGTCAGCGACATCTACCAGCAGGCGGAACACGGCAAGAAGCTCCTCTCGGGCTCCGGTTCGGATTCGCGGCTCCCGGCCATCTGGGACCGGCTCCTGCTCGACGCGTGCCAGGTGACGAACCCGCCGATAGACCCGCTCAGGGAGCCGATGGAGACGGTGACGTTCCTCGGCGGAAGGCGCGACACACCCCCCGTCAGGCTTGGGTTCCCCGTGATGTTCGCCGCCATGTCCTACGGAGCCGTCAGCCTCAACGTGCAGAAAGCCCTGGTGGCCGCGGCCGCGCGTCACGGTACGCTGATGAACTGCGGCGAAGGAGGGCTCGCGCACGAGCTTCGCGAGCAGTCGTCCAGCATTGTGGTGCAGTGCGCTTCGGGGCGGTTCGGGGTAGACCTCGATTACCTGAATGCTGGCGCCGCGGTCGAGATCAAGGTCGGCCAGGGGGCGAAACCGGGCATCGGCGGCCACCTTCCCGGCGAGAAGGTCACCGAATCGATAGCTCGCACCAGGATGATACCCGAGGGTTCGGACGCGATTTCCCCCGCCCCGCACCACGACGTGTATTCCATCGAGGACATCAGGCAGCTCATCTACGCGGTGAAGGAGGCTACCGGATACTCGAGACCTGTCGGGGTCAAGGTGGCCGCGGTACACAACATCAGTTCCATCGCATCCGGCCTGGCGCGTGCCGGCGCGGACTTCATCAGTATTGACGGTTTCAGAGGGGGGACGGGCGCAGCCCCGAGGACCCTCCGCGACAATTTCGGTCTTCCGCTCGAGCTGGCGATTGCTGCGGTCGACGACAGGCTCCGCCATGACGGCCTTCGGGAGGACGTGACCATCATCGCGTCCGGAGGGATCCGCTCCGCGGCGGACGTCCTGAAGGCGATAGCGCTGGGGGCGGACATCGCCGCCGTGAGCACGGCGGCGCTCGTCGCACTGGGGTGTCACCTGTGCCAGATGTGCTACACGGGCAAGTGCGCGTGGGGGATCACCACGCAGCGACCGGACCTAGTCGAGCGGCTCGAGCCTTCGGAGGCGACCGAGCGGCTCTCGAACCTCCTCGGGGCCTGGAAAATGGAAATGGAGGAGATGCTCGGGGCGCTCGGGATAAACGCTATAGAAAGCCTGAGGAGTAACCGCGACAGGCTCAGGGCCGTGGAGATCAGCGAGTGCGCGCTGAAGGTCCTCGGCGTGGCGCACGCCGGGGCATGA
- the rodA gene encoding rod shape-determining protein RodA, with the protein MRTRRRVIKDIDWSLVAAVLILTGVSLPMIASATQATTTGDYSLVVRQAVAAGLGVIAVCVVLLVDYTDLMRFSRLIYAGNLGLLVAVLLRGRSALGAQRWLQLGPIPLQPSEVAKIAVIVTLASVLARREDESESLWGVFWTFAHIALPMALVLKQPDLGTSLVFLAVAFGMLLVSGAKFGYLATVFGGGLASAVGAIVAHFRWGLPLPLKEYQLKRLIIFTNPGIDPLGAGYHIRQSIIAVGSGRLFGKGLFAGTQNQLRFLPFQHTDFIFSVIGEELGYVGGVAILLVYLFVIWRGLRIAASARDSYGALLATGVVSVFAFHIIVNVGMTIGVMPVTGIPLPFMSYGGTSLVTNMVGVGILLNVYMRRHRILF; encoded by the coding sequence ACCACGACGGGCGACTACTCGCTTGTGGTGCGCCAGGCGGTGGCGGCCGGCCTCGGCGTGATCGCCGTTTGCGTCGTATTGCTCGTGGACTACACGGACCTGATGAGGTTCTCCCGGCTCATCTACGCAGGTAACCTGGGGCTGCTCGTGGCGGTACTGCTCAGGGGGAGGTCTGCGCTGGGTGCTCAGAGGTGGCTCCAGCTGGGGCCGATCCCGCTGCAGCCGTCGGAGGTAGCCAAGATAGCGGTCATCGTGACGCTCGCGTCGGTACTCGCCCGCCGCGAGGACGAGAGCGAGAGCCTGTGGGGTGTTTTCTGGACTTTCGCGCACATTGCGCTACCGATGGCCCTCGTGCTGAAGCAGCCGGACCTCGGCACGTCCCTGGTGTTCCTGGCGGTGGCGTTTGGGATGCTGCTGGTTTCCGGCGCCAAGTTCGGGTATCTCGCGACCGTATTCGGCGGTGGTCTCGCTAGCGCCGTGGGCGCGATAGTAGCCCACTTCAGGTGGGGATTGCCACTGCCACTGAAGGAATACCAGCTAAAGCGCCTGATCATCTTCACAAACCCCGGCATAGACCCTCTCGGGGCCGGGTACCACATCAGGCAATCCATCATCGCGGTGGGCTCCGGCCGGCTGTTCGGCAAAGGCCTGTTCGCAGGGACGCAGAACCAGCTCAGGTTCCTCCCGTTCCAGCACACGGACTTCATATTCTCCGTCATAGGCGAGGAACTCGGTTATGTCGGCGGGGTCGCGATCCTCCTCGTGTACCTGTTCGTGATATGGCGCGGCCTGCGGATAGCCGCGTCCGCCCGCGATTCGTATGGGGCGCTGCTGGCCACCGGCGTCGTCTCCGTGTTCGCCTTCCACATAATCGTGAACGTGGGGATGACTATCGGGGTCATGCCTGTCACCGGCATCCCGCTTCCCTTCATGAGCTACGGGGGCACGTCCCTCGTCACAAACATGGTGGGTGTCGGTATCCTGCTCAACGTGTACATGCGCAGGCACCGGATCCTGTTCTGA